A window of the Methanoregula sp. UBA64 genome harbors these coding sequences:
- a CDS encoding methyl-accepting chemotaxis protein has product MDTQEIETLFKNAERGDISSLNRIHEQFLRQNETDRGLSEIQAVLAKMSVNDFTATVTGKYSGSLADTAREVNTVQERLLHLTATATHIADGNIGDLEEFKKIGKRSDNDEMVPAFTRMMASISSMIADVNRLSAAAKEGGLSVRADVARHQGEFRTIIEGVNATLDAITIPLNEALRVSHEFSRGNFSARMNQNIHISGDLAKFRDALDGIGSNVSAAISEITRVADAYAKYDFTARIDRSANLSGDFVELLTSLDKIGSEVSEAIALVNVQVQNLTKEAGETSAGLSQISAGSEEIAKNTTHVHENMEKGHDGISQISKAMEDLAAAVEEITTNMENVSTLAKKTKDLSTNGVDLSRKANDSMGRINDATSVVNASITEISAKMDEIGKIVGIIRDLANQTNLLALNAAIEAARAGDAGRGFAVVAAEVKSLAQESRTSAENIETMIGDLQKRSNHAAEAVTVATKEVSTGSRDVEDTIKVFGQIVESIEQVSRNTEEVAAATQEQAATTEEITASVNEVTKLFEETEKESSDTAAATEESLASIEEINTAMGDVSRVVSSLTTEMTKFAV; this is encoded by the coding sequence ATGGATACACAGGAGATTGAAACCCTCTTTAAAAACGCTGAACGTGGCGACATTTCGTCACTGAACCGGATACACGAGCAGTTCCTCCGGCAAAACGAGACAGACCGCGGCCTTTCCGAGATACAGGCAGTTCTTGCAAAGATGTCAGTAAACGATTTTACTGCAACGGTAACGGGAAAGTATTCCGGCTCGCTTGCCGATACGGCTCGTGAAGTAAACACCGTGCAGGAGCGCCTCCTCCACCTAACGGCTACGGCAACCCATATCGCAGATGGCAACATCGGGGACCTTGAGGAATTCAAAAAGATCGGCAAACGATCCGACAACGATGAAATGGTCCCGGCGTTTACCCGAATGATGGCATCCATCTCTTCTATGATCGCAGACGTGAACCGTCTTTCAGCCGCTGCAAAGGAAGGTGGGCTCTCGGTCCGTGCCGATGTGGCCCGGCACCAGGGGGAATTCAGGACCATTATCGAAGGAGTCAATGCAACCCTCGACGCAATCACGATCCCCTTAAACGAGGCCCTGCGTGTCTCCCATGAATTTTCCCGGGGAAATTTCTCCGCACGCATGAACCAGAATATCCACATTTCCGGCGATCTTGCAAAATTCCGTGACGCACTGGACGGAATCGGCAGCAATGTCTCGGCAGCAATTTCCGAGATAACAAGGGTTGCGGATGCGTACGCGAAGTACGATTTTACCGCCCGTATCGACCGCAGTGCGAATCTTTCCGGGGATTTTGTCGAACTGCTGACCTCCCTTGACAAGATCGGCTCTGAAGTCTCCGAGGCGATCGCACTTGTCAATGTCCAGGTCCAGAACCTGACAAAAGAAGCCGGGGAAACCTCTGCCGGGCTTTCCCAGATATCGGCAGGTTCTGAGGAGATCGCCAAAAATACGACCCATGTCCATGAGAACATGGAGAAGGGGCACGATGGGATCTCCCAGATCTCAAAAGCAATGGAAGATCTTGCAGCAGCTGTTGAAGAGATCACCACAAACATGGAAAATGTCTCGACCCTTGCAAAAAAGACCAAGGACCTCAGTACAAACGGTGTCGACCTTTCGAGGAAGGCAAACGACAGCATGGGCCGGATCAACGATGCAACGTCTGTGGTAAACGCAAGCATCACGGAGATCAGCGCCAAGATGGACGAGATCGGGAAGATCGTCGGAATTATCCGCGATCTTGCCAACCAGACAAACCTGCTCGCCCTCAATGCTGCAATCGAAGCGGCCCGGGCCGGTGACGCAGGCCGCGGCTTTGCGGTTGTTGCTGCCGAAGTCAAATCGCTTGCGCAGGAATCCCGGACCTCGGCAGAAAACATTGAGACCATGATCGGCGATCTCCAGAAACGCTCGAACCATGCCGCCGAAGCCGTGACCGTTGCAACAAAGGAAGTCAGCACCGGGAGCAGGGATGTCGAGGACACGATCAAGGTGTTTGGCCAGATTGTCGAATCGATCGAACAGGTCTCCCGGAATACCGAGGAAGTAGCTGCGGCAACACAGGAGCAGGCCGCAACCACCGAAGAGATCACGGCGAGCGTCAACGAAGTGACAAAGCTGTTTGAAGAGACCGAAAAAGAATCATCCGACACTGCTGCGGCAACAGAAGAGTCCCTTGCATCTATCGAAGAGATCAACACCGCAATGGGCGATGTGAGCAGGGTTGTTTCCAGCCTCACCACGGAAATGACCAAGTTTGCCGTGTAA
- a CDS encoding YczE/YyaS/YitT family protein — MVSTGLVKRCLVLLCGLFFMGLGISLVTRSALGTSPISSVPYVLCLAFPVTFGEFTIILTLIFFAAEVFIIGRSFPKRQYLQILVAFSLGFFVDLGMYLSAGVRPDFYPEQIAVVLAGSAVLAFGIFLQVTANVILNPGEGLVRAIAEKTHKRFGIVKVFFDTSLVAAAALISLAAFGTIEGFREGTVISAILVGYIILGIAFVYARYGCEKWLADEPGRDR, encoded by the coding sequence GTGGTATCCACCGGTCTTGTCAAGCGCTGCCTGGTCCTTCTTTGTGGCCTCTTTTTCATGGGCCTCGGGATCAGTCTTGTCACCCGGTCGGCGCTTGGCACCTCGCCGATCTCGAGCGTCCCGTACGTGCTCTGCCTCGCGTTCCCGGTAACTTTCGGCGAGTTCACCATCATCCTGACCCTGATCTTCTTTGCTGCCGAAGTCTTCATCATCGGGCGGTCGTTCCCGAAACGCCAGTACCTCCAGATCCTCGTTGCCTTTTCCCTGGGATTCTTTGTCGATCTGGGCATGTACCTCTCGGCCGGCGTCCGGCCGGACTTCTACCCGGAACAGATCGCGGTCGTGCTTGCCGGCTCCGCGGTCCTTGCGTTTGGGATCTTCTTACAGGTCACGGCAAACGTTATCTTAAACCCGGGCGAGGGACTGGTCCGGGCCATTGCGGAGAAAACCCACAAGCGGTTCGGGATCGTAAAAGTCTTCTTCGACACCTCGCTTGTTGCGGCCGCAGCGCTCATCTCGCTTGCCGCGTTCGGGACAATCGAAGGGTTCCGGGAAGGCACCGTCATCTCCGCGATCCTGGTCGGGTACATCATCCTCGGCATCGCGTTTGTGTACGCGCGCTACGGTTGCGAGAAGTGGCTCGCGGATGAACCCGGAAGAGACCGGTAA
- a CDS encoding chemotaxis protein CheW — MPAENRHEDPADLPEKIQVVEFLLGKEHYAIDLYDVKEVVDYTTITRLPDTPTYIKGIMDLRGEITTLIDLRERLNVAAEKNHDGDDNQRIIVLDEKLTGVKMGVIVDDVLSVSTFDQADVDRSSASLYNDDAAVIGIIRKKVRVRDQEISDLIVWIGISRILRDAGCIKS, encoded by the coding sequence ATGCCCGCAGAAAACCGCCACGAAGATCCGGCCGATCTGCCGGAAAAGATCCAGGTTGTCGAATTTCTCCTGGGAAAGGAACATTATGCGATCGATCTCTACGATGTCAAGGAAGTGGTGGATTACACAACAATTACCCGGCTGCCGGATACCCCTACCTACATCAAGGGCATCATGGACCTGAGAGGGGAGATCACGACCCTTATCGATCTCAGGGAACGGCTCAATGTTGCCGCTGAAAAAAACCATGATGGCGACGACAACCAGCGAATCATCGTTCTCGATGAGAAACTGACCGGGGTCAAAATGGGGGTCATTGTCGATGACGTTCTCTCCGTTTCAACGTTCGATCAGGCTGATGTCGACCGGTCGTCGGCATCTCTGTACAACGACGATGCAGCGGTTATAGGCATCATCCGGAAAAAAGTCCGGGTCCGGGACCAGGAGATTTCGGACCTTATTGTCTGGATTGGAATCAGCCGGATCCTCAGGGACGCCGGCTGCATAAAATCATAA
- a CDS encoding SOS response-associated peptidase, translated as MARERPGMCHQFSLAWGEDDLCTRFGVRILPADLLPHFSIAPGDRALVVMGSGPREAVMMQWGLVPHAAADPAKGTRPINARAESLYEKPLFRDLVQSRRCLVPATGFFEWKAPRRSPWYFRMQDGSPFAFAGLYDRWQGPAGATLATFAILTTEPNPLVAAIHKRMPVILSREDEACWLSGSALADADRRRIVAPFPAGAMEAYPVSDRANDPACDDEQAIRPVSRLLQE; from the coding sequence ATGGCACGAGAGAGACCGGGTATGTGCCACCAGTTCTCGCTTGCCTGGGGGGAGGACGATCTCTGCACCCGCTTTGGCGTGCGGATCCTGCCCGCGGATCTCCTGCCGCATTTTTCTATTGCGCCGGGAGACCGGGCGCTGGTGGTTATGGGGAGCGGGCCGCGTGAGGCGGTGATGATGCAGTGGGGCCTTGTGCCGCACGCTGCAGCGGACCCGGCAAAAGGAACGCGGCCGATCAATGCCCGGGCCGAAAGCCTGTACGAAAAACCGCTGTTCCGCGATCTGGTGCAGTCCCGGCGCTGCCTTGTGCCGGCAACCGGTTTTTTCGAGTGGAAGGCTCCCCGGCGATCGCCGTGGTACTTCCGGATGCAGGACGGTTCACCGTTTGCATTTGCCGGGCTGTACGACCGCTGGCAGGGCCCGGCGGGAGCAACGCTCGCCACGTTTGCGATTCTTACCACGGAACCAAACCCGCTCGTTGCCGCGATCCACAAGAGGATGCCGGTGATCCTGTCGCGGGAGGACGAGGCCTGCTGGCTTTCGGGGTCTGCCCTTGCCGATGCGGACCGGCGCCGGATCGTTGCGCCGTTTCCTGCCGGGGCGATGGAGGCATACCCGGTTTCGGACCGGGCTAACGACCCGGCCTGCGATGACGAACAGGCGATCCGGCCGGTGAGCCGGCTCCTGCAGGAGTGA
- a CDS encoding alpha/beta fold hydrolase: MALPPIRTVPVGDVTLACREYGAGEPLVLVNGLVSAMDTWNPPVIEALARHFRVIVFDNRGTGCSGYSGEPFSIPLFCEDTARLMEGLGIARAHVLGFSMGACIAQELALAFPEKVDRLVLVGGDCGGSEAVRSSGEVFARLIDRSGTLLEIARRMFSLLFPAAWLAGHNPFAYCPEVMETTGDEAAARQLEAFLSWPGSFSRLYRVRAKTLVIAGDLDAVVPYENSRILAGQIPGAELVVFPGAGHGMMYQCPDRFCETVSGFLRT; the protein is encoded by the coding sequence ATGGCCCTGCCTCCCATCAGGACTGTTCCTGTCGGCGACGTGACGCTTGCGTGTCGCGAGTACGGGGCGGGGGAACCGCTCGTTCTCGTCAACGGCCTTGTGTCCGCCATGGACACGTGGAACCCGCCGGTCATTGAAGCACTGGCCCGGCACTTCCGGGTGATTGTCTTTGACAACCGGGGGACCGGCTGCTCGGGTTATTCGGGCGAGCCGTTCTCGATCCCGCTCTTTTGCGAGGACACGGCCCGGCTTATGGAGGGGCTCGGCATTGCCCGGGCGCACGTGCTCGGGTTTTCCATGGGTGCCTGCATTGCGCAGGAACTGGCGCTTGCCTTCCCGGAAAAAGTGGACCGTCTTGTTCTTGTCGGGGGCGACTGCGGGGGAAGCGAAGCGGTGCGTTCGTCCGGGGAGGTTTTTGCCCGGCTTATCGACAGGAGCGGGACGCTGCTTGAGATCGCCCGGCGCATGTTTTCCCTTCTTTTTCCGGCTGCGTGGCTTGCCGGCCACAACCCGTTTGCGTACTGCCCCGAGGTCATGGAGACGACCGGGGACGAGGCGGCAGCCCGGCAGCTTGAAGCGTTCCTCTCATGGCCCGGGTCGTTCTCCCGGCTTTACCGGGTCCGGGCAAAGACGCTGGTGATCGCCGGCGATTTGGACGCGGTGGTCCCGTATGAAAATTCCCGGATCCTTGCCGGGCAGATCCCGGGGGCAGAACTCGTCGTGTTCCCGGGCGCCGGCCACGGGATGATGTACCAGTGCCCGGACCGGTTTTGTGAGACCGTGAGCGGGTTTTTACGAACGTGA
- a CDS encoding PAS domain S-box protein, translated as MKKRDDEIGYLKELLKDHPKGLTIGEVAGALSLNRASAARYLDTLLFSGQAEMRRFGQAKIYTPATRLPLSSFLNLFSTPMLIVDQDLFIREANDALLGIFSLTRGDVLGHSILHSKLSASYSGTFEKTIKSVMNGKAHTEEKSFERGGKRYSFIVRMVPVVDENGESCATIVLEDISELKKYQQHLETMVEQRTKELEEINCRLKTESEGHRRAKEAIQISRQKYRTVVEDMPAYVCNYEPDGTFAFANENACTFIGKDAGDLIGLNVFSFLSPKNETLIREALKKISHDNSAETLTLEFTGDDGTPIWQQWTIRAFFDRRGKITEYQSIGIDITDRIRTEAKLEEEERKLDAIIRGSPLPQLVIDRDHRIVSWNTAMEHFSGLPADSMIGTTTFGNIFYDRDRPLLADLIIEGKFNRIPEYFPQNCRRSSYLEDTWEGITFSRIHPGDGSWVFFTAAAIRNEDGVITQVVETMEDLVGYRTKDGTSFVLRSLFPMIDKEALE; from the coding sequence ATGAAAAAAAGGGATGACGAGATCGGATATCTTAAAGAGCTCCTCAAAGATCATCCCAAGGGTTTGACCATCGGCGAGGTTGCCGGTGCCCTTTCCCTCAACCGGGCTTCTGCGGCGAGGTACCTCGACACTCTCCTGTTCTCCGGGCAGGCCGAGATGCGGCGGTTCGGCCAGGCAAAGATCTACACGCCCGCAACAAGACTCCCCCTCTCCTCTTTTTTAAACCTCTTTTCTACACCCATGCTGATTGTCGATCAGGATCTCTTTATCCGGGAGGCAAACGATGCGCTTCTCGGGATTTTTTCCTTAACACGCGGGGATGTGCTTGGCCACAGCATCCTCCATTCAAAATTATCTGCAAGTTACTCCGGTACCTTTGAAAAAACCATTAAATCGGTCATGAATGGGAAGGCGCATACTGAGGAGAAATCCTTCGAGCGCGGCGGGAAACGGTACAGTTTCATTGTCAGGATGGTCCCGGTCGTTGACGAGAACGGCGAATCCTGTGCAACGATCGTTCTTGAAGATATTTCAGAACTGAAAAAATACCAGCAACACCTCGAAACGATGGTGGAACAGCGGACAAAAGAATTAGAGGAGATAAACTGCCGGCTGAAAACAGAGAGTGAGGGGCATCGGAGAGCAAAAGAGGCGATCCAGATCAGCAGGCAGAAATACCGTACCGTTGTCGAGGATATGCCGGCATATGTCTGCAATTACGAGCCGGACGGAACGTTTGCTTTCGCCAATGAAAATGCCTGCACGTTTATCGGGAAAGACGCCGGGGATCTCATCGGATTAAACGTATTTTCATTCCTTTCCCCAAAAAACGAGACCCTTATCCGGGAGGCACTAAAAAAGATCAGCCATGATAATTCCGCCGAGACCCTGACACTCGAATTTACCGGAGACGACGGGACGCCGATCTGGCAGCAGTGGACTATCCGGGCATTCTTTGACCGGCGGGGAAAGATCACAGAGTACCAGTCGATCGGCATCGATATCACGGACCGGATCCGTACCGAGGCAAAACTGGAGGAAGAAGAGAGGAAACTCGATGCAATTATCCGGGGGTCCCCGCTGCCCCAGCTGGTGATCGACAGGGATCACCGTATCGTTTCATGGAATACTGCAATGGAACATTTCTCGGGACTTCCTGCCGACAGTATGATCGGCACGACAACGTTTGGCAATATCTTTTACGATCGCGACCGCCCGCTGCTCGCGGATCTGATAATCGAGGGAAAATTCAACCGGATCCCGGAGTATTTCCCGCAAAACTGCCGGAGATCCTCGTACCTCGAAGACACCTGGGAGGGCATCACCTTTTCACGGATCCATCCCGGCGACGGGAGCTGGGTGTTTTTTACGGCTGCGGCAATCCGCAATGAGGATGGCGTCATAACCCAGGTGGTGGAGACCATGGAAGACCTCGTCGGATACCGGACAAAAGACGGGACATCGTTTGTTCTCCGATCGCTCTTCCCGATGATCGATAAAGAAGCGCTCGAATAA